Proteins co-encoded in one Callospermophilus lateralis isolate mCalLat2 chromosome 2, mCalLat2.hap1, whole genome shotgun sequence genomic window:
- the LOC143390758 gene encoding salivary lipocalin-like: MKLLLLSLGLTLICAHTEGTHDAVTSNFDPSKYSGEWYSILMASDHKEKIEENGSMRVFVEYIHVLKNSSLGFKFHIIINGVCAEIEFVCDKTEEDGVYSVEYVGHNTFKVLETDYCSYIIFYLINENNGNKVQLMNLYGRAPDVSSELKKKFVKLCEKYGIVKENILDLTTVDRCIQARG; the protein is encoded by the exons ATGAAGCTCCTGCTGCTGAGTCTGGGACTGACCCTGATCTGTGCTCACACAGAAGGAACCCATGATGCTGTGACAAGCAACTTTGATCCGTCCAAG TATTCAGGGGAGTGGTATTCCATTCTCATGGCCTCTGATCATAAGGAAAAGATAGAAGAAAATGGTAGCATGAGGGTTTTTGTGGAATATAtccatgtcttgaagaactctTCCTTAGGCTTTAAATTCCATATAAT TATAAATGGAGTATGTGCTGAAATTGAGTTTGTTTGTGACAAAACAGAAGAGGATGGTGTATATTCTGTTGAAT ATGTTGGACATAATACATTTAAAGTACTTGAAACGGACTATTGTAGctatattattttttatctcATAAATGAAAACAATGGGAATAAAGTCCAACTGATGAATCTCTACG GTCGAGCACCAGATGTGAGCTCAGAACTCAAGAAGAAATTTGTAAAACTTTGTGAAAAATATGGAATTGTTAAGGAAAACATATTGGACCTGACCACTGTTG ACCGCTGTATCCAGGCCCGAGGTTGA